One Oligoflexus sp. DNA segment encodes these proteins:
- a CDS encoding sulfite exporter TauE/SafE family protein, giving the protein MSDWIAALPIAPTWLVLLGLAIGVLSGLLGVGGGILMTPALHILGLSMPMAVATTLTQMVGASLSGSFKHLRNKNVSLPLALIFGIPGMVGMHVGRVIMSAWAKQVHADEGLSWLYMGLMAYLGVSMLRKLRKGQSGESKAPMQGWWTRGPSVTMRGHPHAIPLLAPAVVGFLVGILSALTGLGGGFFYIPAFVFLGGCSIKEAVGTSLATVFLSSAYGALAYGAAGLSNVPIALLLMIGAIGGAQLGASLAHRSRNESLQLLFVLLIFAALGSMLLKRLHYDLTAHILLFGSGLLLIVIALFKVLKPRRKPTS; this is encoded by the coding sequence TTGAGCGATTGGATTGCGGCATTACCCATTGCACCGACCTGGCTGGTCCTGCTCGGACTGGCTATTGGTGTATTGAGCGGACTTTTAGGTGTGGGCGGCGGCATACTCATGACGCCCGCTCTGCATATTCTGGGTCTGTCGATGCCCATGGCTGTGGCCACAACTCTGACGCAAATGGTCGGCGCTTCCCTCTCGGGTTCCTTCAAACATCTTCGCAATAAAAATGTCTCGCTGCCTTTGGCTTTGATCTTCGGCATTCCCGGTATGGTCGGCATGCATGTGGGACGCGTAATCATGAGTGCCTGGGCGAAACAGGTGCATGCCGACGAAGGTCTCAGCTGGCTCTATATGGGACTGATGGCCTATCTGGGTGTGTCCATGCTGCGGAAATTGCGGAAGGGGCAATCCGGTGAATCCAAGGCCCCCATGCAGGGTTGGTGGACGCGCGGCCCGTCGGTGACCATGCGCGGTCATCCTCATGCGATTCCGCTCCTGGCTCCGGCCGTGGTCGGTTTTTTGGTGGGTATACTTTCCGCGCTGACAGGCCTGGGTGGTGGGTTTTTCTATATCCCGGCCTTTGTCTTCCTCGGCGGCTGCAGTATCAAGGAAGCGGTTGGCACCAGCCTTGCGACCGTGTTTCTGTCGAGCGCCTATGGAGCGCTCGCCTATGGTGCCGCCGGTCTATCGAATGTCCCCATCGCCCTTCTTTTGATGATCGGCGCGATCGGTGGAGCCCAGCTCGGCGCGTCGTTGGCTCATCGTTCACGCAATGAGAGCCTGCAGCTCCTCTTTGTCCTTTTGATCTTTGCCGCTCTCGGCTCCATGCTGCTCAAGCGCTTGCATTATGATCTGACCGCGCACATCCTGCTTTTCGGCAGCGGCCTTCTATTGATTGTGATCGCCCTCTTCAAGGTTTTGAAACCCCGGCGTAAACCAACATCCTGA
- a CDS encoding methionine--tRNA ligase has product MNTSHQEARGPLDIEGLKAQVERPSRAVVTAGMPYANGPLHLGHLAGAQIPADVYARWLRMLIGAENVLYVCGTDDHGSTSELAAMQAGKTIQEFIGSIREKQRDTLQRYSIAMDIYTGTSHPDCFPIHKETAQDFLRRLDKNGMLNKKVSRQWFDTKLDRFLQDRFVRGQCPNPKCDNKDAYSDECDRCGAHYDPTELQNPRSALSDATPELRDTLHWWLDMWRVSEQLRIWVQGKEKKWRKAVFTEVIETVLPSLRFDNTFEAQYKEIKATLPKHKSKYAAGKKVALTFENKQDLATGQAELNRNKIPSELIDGWAHRSITRDVTWGIPLPPEMGAETKGKTLYVWPDSLIAPISFSKVALKAKGKDPELYKEFWRDPKARVYQFLGQDNVFFYTIMQGALWLGTQDNPERLPKEGDYQLTEIFSVYHLMIDGEKMSKSRGNFYSGDQLLDEKGFHPDQVRYFLALLSLPEKSSNFDFETFKDRNRFLAGPMNAAFEKPIAAAHSKFDGKVPDGQLMEKVQQETTQIIKRYLRSMERAEYSTLLFAIENYARQINSLFTQFKPHDDRQPEDSRRDALFSCFYVLKNIMIMLYPFVPDTMNKVRESLRLSPDAFTIEELGRPIPAGHAIGEKQQFFPAAE; this is encoded by the coding sequence TTGAATACATCTCATCAGGAAGCGCGGGGCCCCCTTGATATCGAAGGGCTTAAGGCTCAGGTGGAACGCCCCAGTCGCGCGGTAGTTACTGCAGGTATGCCCTACGCCAATGGTCCTTTGCATCTCGGTCATCTGGCCGGCGCGCAAATTCCCGCGGATGTCTATGCCCGCTGGCTGCGCATGCTGATCGGCGCTGAGAACGTGCTTTATGTCTGCGGCACCGATGACCACGGCTCCACCAGTGAACTCGCCGCCATGCAGGCCGGCAAAACCATCCAGGAATTCATCGGCAGCATTCGCGAAAAGCAGCGGGATACCCTGCAACGCTACAGTATTGCCATGGATATCTATACGGGGACTTCGCACCCCGATTGCTTTCCCATTCACAAGGAAACGGCGCAGGATTTTCTCCGGCGTCTGGATAAGAACGGGATGCTGAATAAAAAGGTCAGCCGCCAGTGGTTCGATACCAAGCTCGATCGCTTTCTGCAGGATCGCTTCGTGCGCGGCCAGTGTCCGAATCCCAAGTGCGATAACAAGGACGCGTACAGTGACGAATGCGATCGCTGCGGCGCGCATTATGATCCGACCGAACTGCAGAATCCACGCAGCGCATTGAGTGATGCGACCCCGGAACTCAGGGACACGCTTCACTGGTGGCTTGATATGTGGCGCGTTTCCGAGCAGCTGCGCATCTGGGTGCAGGGCAAGGAAAAGAAATGGCGTAAAGCCGTCTTCACCGAAGTGATCGAGACGGTTCTGCCCTCGCTGCGTTTTGATAATACCTTCGAAGCCCAATACAAGGAAATCAAAGCCACGCTGCCGAAGCATAAAAGCAAATATGCGGCCGGTAAAAAAGTGGCTCTGACCTTTGAAAACAAGCAGGATCTGGCCACGGGCCAGGCCGAGCTGAACAGGAATAAAATCCCGAGCGAACTCATCGACGGCTGGGCGCATCGGTCGATTACGCGCGATGTGACCTGGGGCATTCCTTTGCCGCCGGAGATGGGTGCGGAAACCAAAGGCAAGACCCTTTACGTGTGGCCGGATTCCTTGATCGCGCCTATTTCCTTTTCCAAGGTCGCGTTGAAAGCCAAAGGCAAGGATCCCGAGCTTTACAAAGAGTTCTGGCGTGATCCCAAGGCCCGCGTCTATCAGTTCCTGGGCCAGGACAATGTCTTCTTTTATACGATCATGCAGGGCGCCCTGTGGCTCGGCACCCAGGATAATCCTGAGCGTCTTCCCAAGGAAGGCGACTATCAGCTCACCGAGATTTTCAGCGTCTATCACCTGATGATCGACGGGGAAAAGATGAGCAAGTCGCGCGGCAATTTTTATTCCGGCGATCAGCTGCTGGATGAAAAAGGTTTCCACCCCGATCAGGTGCGGTATTTCCTGGCGCTTTTGAGTCTGCCCGAGAAAAGCTCGAACTTTGATTTCGAAACCTTCAAGGATCGCAATCGCTTCCTGGCCGGTCCTATGAATGCCGCCTTTGAAAAACCGATCGCGGCCGCCCATTCCAAATTCGATGGCAAGGTGCCCGATGGCCAGCTGATGGAAAAGGTTCAGCAGGAAACCACGCAGATCATCAAGCGCTACCTGCGGTCGATGGAACGCGCGGAATATTCCACGCTACTTTTTGCGATCGAAAACTATGCCCGGCAGATCAACAGCCTTTTCACGCAGTTCAAGCCGCATGATGACCGTCAGCCCGAGGACAGCCGCCGCGATGCGCTTTTCTCGTGCTTCTATGTGCTGAAGAACATCATGATCATGCTCTATCCTTTTGTGCCGGATACCATGAACAAGGTGCGTGAGTCGCTGCGTTTGAGCCCGGATGCGTTTACGATTGAAGAGCTGGGCCGGCCGATACCAGCCGGTCATGCGATCGGTGAGAAGCAGCAGTTTTTCCCTGCTGCTGAATAA
- a CDS encoding GreA/GreB family elongation factor, with protein sequence MSDRKSQLVMQLVPLIEDEMRVLQKSLDSASEAATHPEAKPENKYDTRGLEASYLAGAQRERLQELKSMLLLLQNMAMRDFAEDDKIGPTALVELEQDGRSSLYFILPLGAGFGLQWEGQPVLVVTPQAPLGQALMNKMVGDVVKVKAGGVIKEYDVVRVL encoded by the coding sequence ATGTCGGATCGAAAAAGCCAGCTCGTCATGCAACTCGTGCCTTTGATCGAAGACGAGATGCGTGTCCTGCAAAAATCCTTGGACAGCGCCTCCGAAGCCGCCACGCATCCCGAGGCCAAACCGGAAAACAAGTACGACACGCGCGGCCTGGAAGCCTCGTACCTTGCGGGAGCCCAGCGCGAACGTCTGCAGGAACTCAAATCCATGCTGCTTCTTCTGCAGAACATGGCCATGCGGGATTTTGCGGAGGACGACAAAATTGGACCCACGGCCCTCGTGGAACTGGAGCAGGATGGGCGGTCTTCCCTCTATTTTATCCTGCCGCTAGGGGCAGGTTTTGGACTCCAGTGGGAAGGGCAGCCGGTGCTGGTCGTCACGCCGCAGGCGCCTTTAGGCCAGGCGCTGATGAATAAGATGGTCGGAGATGTGGTGAAGGTGAAAGCCGGTGGCGTGATCAAGGAGTACGACGTTGTCCGGGTATTGTGA
- a CDS encoding RES family NAD+ phosphorylase — protein sequence MEPKELLEKTKDSRFSGPVFRAIFTSFPTKNLFADIGFREGDPDLEILKDLANRDSGIDFSKPQQEQPFQYGDLEIFLKGYISEVIDRDELLYPLKYAQYGRFSDGRYPVFYAALQEETALAEVAFHFLKDCEYEQNTTPSFIDKVVDKRVVRLDLDVPGVRDFRPFASEAAGLTADSYDFCQALGSLVHDQGIPMVLSTSARATGGTTAPIFKPNALPGQNAKTLRFYHFHYSKKTGLNIKKSDYHQTLYEPPLSWTFHLH from the coding sequence TTGGAGCCTAAGGAACTTCTTGAGAAAACCAAGGATTCGAGGTTTTCGGGCCCGGTGTTTCGAGCTATTTTTACTTCCTTTCCGACTAAAAACTTATTTGCAGATATCGGCTTTCGAGAAGGAGATCCAGATCTGGAAATCCTTAAAGACCTGGCTAACAGAGATTCCGGGATCGATTTTTCAAAACCCCAGCAGGAGCAGCCTTTTCAATATGGTGACCTGGAAATTTTTTTAAAGGGGTATATCTCGGAGGTGATTGACAGAGATGAGCTGCTCTATCCTTTGAAATACGCGCAGTATGGTCGATTTTCAGATGGCCGCTATCCCGTCTTTTATGCTGCTCTGCAAGAAGAAACGGCCCTTGCTGAAGTAGCGTTTCATTTTTTGAAAGACTGCGAATATGAACAGAATACGACTCCGAGCTTTATTGATAAAGTGGTGGATAAAAGAGTCGTAAGACTTGATCTTGATGTGCCAGGTGTGAGGGACTTTCGGCCTTTTGCGTCAGAGGCAGCAGGTCTTACCGCTGACTCTTACGACTTTTGCCAGGCTCTTGGAAGCCTCGTCCATGATCAGGGTATTCCCATGGTTCTGTCAACTTCGGCTCGAGCCACAGGAGGTACAACAGCGCCTATTTTCAAGCCGAATGCTCTCCCTGGGCAAAATGCAAAAACCCTCAGGTTCTATCATTTTCACTATAGCAAGAAAACAGGCCTGAACATCAAAAAGTCAGATTATCACCAAACCCTGTACGAACCACCATTGTCATGGACGTTCCATCTGCATTGA
- a CDS encoding DUF1543 domain-containing protein: protein MKRLYMVHCGYYDPSVGQGLFENHTNFFVCAEDFEDARAQARENAEFKRLKMHIDGLMEIETVSGHRVILQEDKKLAGVTRTRSLKYGSRTPKMHEY, encoded by the coding sequence ATGAAGCGTCTCTATATGGTGCACTGCGGATACTATGATCCGAGCGTGGGTCAGGGCCTTTTCGAAAACCATACCAACTTTTTTGTGTGTGCTGAGGACTTTGAAGACGCCCGGGCTCAGGCGCGGGAAAACGCCGAGTTCAAACGCCTGAAAATGCATATTGATGGTCTTATGGAGATTGAAACCGTATCCGGTCATCGGGTTATCCTGCAGGAGGATAAAAAACTGGCCGGAGTCACCCGCACTCGGAGTTTGAAGTATGGGTCGCGGACTCCGAAGATGCATGAGTATTGA
- a CDS encoding DUF1615 family protein yields the protein MRISAVFLGLALSVNLVSCVTPGADGLGEGAAPQLATVDIVQHIPPHVPDREGWADDIAFALRSLDKEITAERVCAVIAVIEQESGYQTDPVVPNLPQIVREGLKKKFARLGPLAQPALDTLLSGKAPGSNETFNQRINRLRTERDLDRFFRDISATYKQSLPGTYAIASAISLILGKGSLQNLNPVTTAGSMQVKIAYAREIDELKSMSEEQLREYLYTRMGGIRVGTARLINYPASYDDLIYRFADFNVGMYASRNAAFQAMLKDLTGRALALDGDLLAYDEDGEAKAIETETMKALLAFGEKNDLSAWTIRRDLKKEKSEEFEGTDSWERVREVWQTRKGRKPAYARVPEVELVSPKLMRPLSTSWFANRVKQRYLTCRTRDKT from the coding sequence ATGCGCATCTCTGCTGTATTCCTGGGCCTGGCTTTGTCCGTCAATCTTGTTAGCTGTGTGACGCCGGGTGCTGATGGCCTTGGCGAGGGCGCCGCGCCGCAGCTTGCAACAGTTGATATCGTTCAACACATACCGCCTCATGTGCCCGATCGCGAAGGCTGGGCCGATGATATTGCCTTTGCTCTGCGTTCCCTCGATAAGGAAATTACGGCCGAACGCGTCTGCGCCGTCATCGCTGTGATTGAACAGGAATCCGGCTATCAGACTGATCCCGTGGTGCCCAATCTTCCTCAGATCGTGCGCGAGGGTTTGAAGAAAAAATTCGCACGCCTCGGTCCCCTGGCTCAGCCCGCGTTGGATACTCTTCTGTCCGGCAAGGCGCCGGGGAGCAATGAAACCTTCAATCAAAGGATCAATAGATTAAGGACGGAGCGCGATCTGGACCGCTTCTTCCGCGATATCTCGGCGACCTATAAGCAAAGCCTGCCGGGAACCTATGCGATCGCGTCGGCGATTTCCCTGATTCTCGGCAAGGGTTCGCTGCAGAATTTGAATCCGGTGACCACCGCCGGAAGCATGCAGGTGAAGATCGCCTATGCACGGGAGATTGATGAGCTGAAGTCGATGAGCGAGGAGCAGCTGCGGGAATATCTTTATACGCGGATGGGCGGTATCCGGGTGGGTACGGCGCGGCTTATCAATTATCCGGCGTCCTATGATGATCTCATTTATCGCTTCGCGGATTTCAACGTCGGTATGTATGCCTCACGGAATGCTGCATTTCAGGCTATGCTGAAGGACCTCACCGGCCGGGCCCTGGCGCTGGATGGTGATCTTCTTGCTTATGATGAGGACGGGGAAGCGAAGGCCATTGAAACGGAAACGATGAAAGCTCTTCTGGCGTTCGGTGAGAAAAATGATCTTTCCGCCTGGACCATTCGTCGTGATTTGAAAAAAGAAAAAAGCGAGGAGTTCGAAGGCACTGACTCCTGGGAAAGGGTGCGCGAGGTCTGGCAGACGCGCAAGGGTCGCAAGCCAGCCTATGCCCGTGTTCCCGAAGTGGAGCTCGTGTCGCCAAAATTAATGCGGCCGCTTTCCACATCCTGGTTTGCCAATCGGGTCAAGCAGCGTTATCTCACCTGCCGCACCCGTGACAAGACTTAA